Part of the Pedobacter roseus genome is shown below.
AGATGAGAAAAATAGGTTTTTTACTTTTATTGGTAAGCACTTTAAGTGGTTGTGCTTTGTTTAAGCGCGCCAGGGTGCACGAAAACAATGCCATTGAAGGTAAAGAATTTAATCTTCCTGTTTTTTTATATCCAGCTAAAGATACGCAGGCAAAAAAACTGCTTATTTTCCTGTCAGGCGATGGCGGCTGGATAAAATTTGAAGATGAGCTCTCTTTAAAGTTTGCCGAAAACGGCTTTTATACTATCGGGATAAATTCGCGGGATTATTTCTGGGAACAGAAAACACCAGAACAGACCGAGCGTGATGTTGTTCAACTGATCCGCAAATACGCTTTTAAGTATAAAACCCGCCAGATTTATTTATGTGGTTATTCTTTTGGCGCCGACGTAATACCATTTATTTACAGCAGACTCCCTTACCGTGCCAAAAGGCATGTTAAAGCTTTACAAATGCTTTCGCCTTATGCTACCAGTGCTTTTAAAGTGCGTTTTGGTGACCTTGCCAATCTCTCGGGCGATAATTATCCCTATAAGGTAGATCTCGAAATAAAAAAAATAAACATTCCCATATTCTGTTTTTATGGAGAAGAGGAAACCGATAAACCTCTAAAAAATATCAATCAAAAAAATGTGGTCATCGATAGTATTCCCGGTAGCCACCGTTACCAAACGGCTGCTTACAATAAAATAGTAGCCGTATTGAAATAAATATCAAATGATTTATAGAATTTCCATTGCTTACACCTTATTGTTTTGTGCACTTTTTACCCGGGCGCAGGATACATCAAAACTCCCCTTAACAGCAAAAGCAAAACCAACGGCAAAAAGCATTATTTTTTACCTTAGCGGCGATGGTGGCATGAACAGTTTTTCGCAAGACCTTGTACAATCGCTCCATGATAAAAACTATGCAGTGGTTGCTTTAGACAGCAGAAAGTATTTCTGGGATCAAAAAACACCCGATAAATTGGCGCAAGACCTGAATGCCGTAATAGAATCTTACTTAAAAAACTGGGATAAAGATGAATTTTCGATTCTGGGTTATTCTTTCGGTGCTGATGCTGCCTTGTTTTTAATACCACGTTTAGCAAAGGACATACAGCCTAAATTGAAATCCACCATTTTGCTTTCTCCGTCAAATTCAACTGATTTTGTGATCCACATATCCGATATGATGGGTTTCGGCAGTAAAAATGCCAAATACAAGGTTTTGCCCGAAATCAATAAAATCAGCGGAAAACTCTTGTTTATTTTTGGTGAAGATGAAGACAGTGATGTCTACAAAGCCATTCCGGATAAGAAAAACATCACCAAAAGCCTGATACCCGGATCGCACAAATTTAATAACGATACCAAAAAAGTAGTTGCTGCCATCCAAAACGGCCTATAGTTAACTGCCTTCCGAAATCCGTTTTAAGGCATTTGGCACCTGTAACAGATGGTAATGATGGCTGTATATCAGGTATTTTTTATTCCATGATGGGTAGAATTTTTCTTTATATTTCCTCAAGCCTTTAAACTGTGCAAAAGCCTTCAGGTTATCGTAAGCATATTTAATCGTTTTTTGCGTAAAATCTTCGCCATTTATTCCCGATAACGGCGCCAGGCCCATGTTTACACTTTTAAAACCTTCTTCTTTAAGGTATAAAAATGTTTTGGCCAGCAGCATATCCAACACGCCGTTTGGTGCGTCGGTCTCTTTTCTGATGAGGTCGTAAGTGGCCTCTCCCGGTGCATAATCAGGTACAAGGTTTAAGAAAGCATAAACTTTTTCTTCTGCATCTTCAATGGTCAAAATGGTTTGGTTTTTCAATATCGTTTTATCAAAAACACCTTGCGTAAAAGCCACTTCCTTCTGGTTTAAATCCCTCAGCCAGTTATCCGAAACAGTTTGAAGTTTTTGGAGCAATCCTTCTTTCTGTAGTCCTTTGTACACCTTAAAAATAAATCCTTCACTACTCAATCTATTGATGGCGCTCCGGGTGGTTTTCATTTTACCGCCATCGATAGTAAAGGAAGTAAGATCTAAAACAGCCTCCTCACCTATCGGAATAAACTTTTTACCGATTGATTTATATAAACATAACGATTCGTGGGGTACCCTATAGTAAGCCGCTATAAATCCGGTCTCCTTACACCTTTCCTCAAATTTTTTGATCATGGCAATTTTTTCCTCTGCATTGTCTGCAACAGGATCTTCCAGTACAAGGGCAAAATGCCGGGTAATCTTAAAACTGATAAATGCGGTACGGCTCTCGTTAAAATAGATAAACTTATCAGGATAGGTTTTAAAATAATCGAGTGCCGAATTTCCTTTCTCACTTAACAAAGTATCTGCCTCAACAAAATCTTCAGGACTGTTATAAGGTTTAAAAAAGTATGGTTTTAGCAAACTAAAAATGATAAAAAGAATTACTAAACCACTGGCCGCATAAATCGACTGCTCGAAATGGGTGCCAAATTTGGTAAGCGGGTTAAGCGCTTTATCATCAATAAAGAAAATTACCTTTAAAACGGCTTTTACCGAATCAACAAATTTGAATTCTACCCCAAAATGCCTTTTTTCCATAAAATAGAAACCAAGCACACCGTAGGCAAACACTGCTGCAATGGCGTATAAAAATACCCAGTAACTCACCCTTACAAATTTTGGATGCGGTTTAAGTTTATAATTATCGCGGGTATAAAACAGCGTCGATCCTGCAATTAAAGCCAATATGGCCTCTTCATAATCGGCAGCCTTTAATAAGTGGCCAAGGATGGAAAACAAGGTAAGAGACAAAGCCACATACCAGGCGCGTTTCGATCCCTGTAGCAAAAATATACTCACCATCACCAGTATGAGCCCAAAAATTAGCACCAGCGCATTACTGGTTACAATCAAGTCTTCAGGCAAGATGTCCCTTACCAGTCTAAGCCTGGTTGGGATGGACGGGGTTATCGAAGAAATGATATTCACCACGCCCAAAATCAAAATGATAAAGGCAGGCAGTACACGTAAGATAATGCTATCCTTTTTGAGTATAAAACTGATGATGCCGCCAATTAAAGGTAACCAGAATTCGAAAAAGCGGAACATTAGCGTGATGGTTGCCGCAGCAATAAGCGGAAAACCAAACTGCCCGAGTATAAAAGTAAGCGAGACCTCAATGGTCCCTAATCCTCTTAAAAACGGTGAGGCAATAAGCAAAATCACCATAACAATGTAACCTACAATCGCAGCTGGTAAACTGGCCTGAAAACCTAGCGCCAGCATACAGATGTATAAATGCAGGATGCCGATAAACTCAATGATGATAGAAACCAGCAGCGTTAACCAAAACTGTTTCCTGTTGATGTGTTCTTCGATCATATCATCGAAAACGGTAACCAATGAAGGCCTGATCTTCGAAATGTACTGATAAGCCCAGCCTTTTTTCGAAATGGAATAAATGGTGACAAAAAGAAATGCGGTTAAAAGCAACAGGAATATAAAACTGATGATTTCTACCCGTCCTAATCGGGTAGATAATAGCGCGATACCCAATACCGGAATGGCCACCACTACAACGGAAAGAATACCGCAAAATGCAAATAAGGTGGATGATAAGTGGATTTTGGATTTTGAAATCCCTTTCTCTTCAATTTCCCTTGTAAAAAATATAAGCGACGAAAAACCTCCGGCAGGCAAAAAAACACTGATGAGGTTACGCTTTAAAAAAAGTTTTATGGCATTGCCTAGCGAAATATGAACATTAAGGGCTTTAAAACTGTGTACATACATCTGCCCTTGTGCTAAAATGTAAACACCGGTAAGCAAAATACCCAATACCACATATAGCGGCACGGCAGTATCCAGTTGCCTGGTAATCTGTATCACTTCTACATGCTGGTTCCGGATAAAGAATACAGCCATACCGAGCATGAAAACAGCAAGGAAAAATTGCCAGAAAAATTTATTGTAGACCAGGTTGGAAAGAAAAGACTTTGCTTTATGCATAAAAATATAGCTGTTTACTATTCTATAACGAATAAGCAAAATGCCTGTTGTAAAAATTAATCAATAATTAGTTATGTCTAAAAATAGGAACATTTTAATGAATTAACAGACTAAGAAAAAAAATAAGTTACAGAAAGCAATAAAACAGGTCTGTCTTCATTTACAGTTCATAAAAATCCTGAAATAATTTACTTTATTTGCGCCATGAAAAAGATGCTGCTGTTGGCAACGGGTCTACTTATCATGTTCCAGTGTCAGGCCCAGATCAAACTGATTAAGAAGTTGTTATCAAACGAGAAAGATACCACACGGAAATCAAGTTTTATGCCCATTCCGGTGCTCGGTTACACGCAGGAAACCGGTTTTGAATTTGGAACAGGTGCCTTATTTTCTTTTTATGCCGACCGTAAAGATACCACCAACCGAAGCTCCAATTTTTCGGGTACAGCCTCCTACTCTACAAAAAAAACCTACAATTTCAGCATTTTGGGCGATGCCTGGAGCAAAGGCAATATTTACCATGCCATCGCCGAAATCCGATTCAGGAAAATGCCCTTTAATTTTTATGGGATTGGCAACCGAACTAAAAAAGCGGATGAAGATAAATTACAGCAACAACAGTTTAAGGTAAAACTCGACCTGGAACGAACCTTTATCAAGAATTTTTATTCAGGCGTTTCTTTAGGATATGAAAATTATATTTTTGATGATCGGTCACCTGATAAAATTTTTACCCAACGGCCCGAAATTCAAGGTAAAAGAGGCGGAAAAGTAATCTTTATAGGCCTTTCGCAAAGTTATGATACCCGAAACTCGAACAACTACCCTACCAAAGGCTTTTTTGGCAGGCTTACCTATCAGTATGCACCCGACTTTTTTGGCGGTACAAATTTTACAGGGAGCCAGCTCGGGGCTAACGTACGCAACTTCTGGAACCTGGGCGAAAAATTTGTATTGGGTGCACAGGGTATTTATCAAGGCTTACAAAGCGAGCATTATCCTTTTTATATCCTTCCGCAATTGGGAAATGACGAAATGATGCGTGGTTATTATTCGGGCAGGTACCGTGACCGTAATTTGCTGGCCATACAGAGCGAACTACGCTATAGATTTAACAACCGTTTTGGTGCAGTGCTGTTTGCAGGCACGGGCACCGTTTGGGGCCGTACCAGTTTCGCATTGAATAACTTTAAGCCTGATGTAGGTGCGGGTTTAAGGTACTTTTTCGATCCGGCAAAAGGATTAAGCGTGCGCATGGATTACGGCATCGGTACAAAGGTAAAAAGCGAAGAAAGACAGAGCGGTTTTTATATCAGCCTTGGAGAAGCTTTTTAAAATAACATTACAAAAACTCAGAAAAATCCATTTCTTCAAACTGCTGGCCACCATATTCGCCTTCAATGGCATAATCAAATTCCAGTTCAAAAGAGGTAATCCCGATATCATCGGGATCGTAAACGATTGGAAAAAACGGTCCTCCAGGTTCATCATGCAGTTCAAAATCACCCTGTAATATGCCGCAATGTTTGCAGGTATTTGCCCAATACGAAAATTGAATGGCTTTTGAAAAACTATATTTAAACTGTGGGTGAACTTTCTTTAAATATTCCATAGCAGGAAGATCTGCACTTTGGAGATAACTAAACAAGGTTGGATTTTCGCCCTTAACCCAGGCAACCTCACCACCATCAGGATCATCTTCGTCTACTTGTTCTAAATGATAGTAATTTACGGCAGCCGGAGCCATTACCGGTGTTTTTTGTCCGCATTTCCAGCAGATCCTGGTGGCTTTAGCCAATAAATAAGGTTTCCTGACAATGCAATCTAAACGCCCTGAAGGGATCCATTTTGCAAAACGATTGATATCTGCAATGTGATCGGGAATAACCCACTTTTTGATTTCAATAAGCCAGTAAGCCCCGAGCGCTTTGGCCTCGTCTTTATCAGCAAAGGGAACGTTTAGGATATAAGGCATGGTTTGGTTTAAGCTTGCAGGACGAAAATAATTAAAAACTATCTATTACTAAAGGGGAATTTTATGTTATGAAAATGTTTATTGGTCATTGGTCTATTCGTCATTGGTCATTAGTTAATTGGTCATTAGTTAGTATGGTGCCCATGGCAAAGTGGAAATTTTAAACGCAAAGCATGCAAAGCGGAATGCGCAGGGTATGCAATTTGAGTCTCTCTATCATCCATCTAACATCATCCATTTTACATTTTTCGAGCTGTACAACAAAACATATTGGACCGTACAACAAAACAGCAACTTCAATTAATCATCAACTTTGTGCTATAAAATAAAGAACATGAAAAAGACCATATTAATTACCGGAGCATCATCAGGTATCGGAAAAACAAGCGCTAAACATTTCGCCGCTCATGGCTGGAATGTCATTGCCACCATGCGCAATCCTGAAAAAGAGCAGGATTTAATCCATAATGAAAGTATCTTCATTACTAAACTTGATGTACAAAAACAAGAAACCATTCAATCGGCCATACAGCAGGGAATAGAAAAATTTGGCGGTATAGATGTACTGGTAAACAATGCAGGTTATGGCGAATTCGGGATTTTTGAGGCAACGCCCGAAGAACAGGTAAGAACACAATTCGACATTAATGTTTTTGGCGTGATGGACACCATCCGGGCTATTCTTCCCCATTTTAGGGAGAAAAAATCGGGTACCATTATCAACATCAGCTCTGGAGCAGGTAAATTTACACTGCCATTAATTTCGCTGTATGCTGCTTCAAAATTTGCGTTAGAAGGTTTTTCAGAATCTTTATCATTCGAACTTGCCGACCTTAACATCGGGGTAAAAATTGTAGAGCCTGGTGGTACTACTACTAACTTTAGTGCAGTAAGCGGCGAAAAATTCTCAGGCAAACCGGTAATCGAAGATTACAATCATTTTATTGGGGCAGCCGGACAGCTTTTCGCCAGTTTATCTGGCCTGCAATTGGCTACCGCCGAAGAAGTTGCAGCTGCAATTTACGAAGCTGCCACAGATGAGAAAGATACCTTAAGGTATGTGGTAGGAAACGATGATTTTAAAAAACGCATGGCAAACAGGCAAACATTGTCTGATCAGGATTATGTAAATACGATTAAAGAGAGTTATAAAAAGTATCTTTAAGAAAAAATCTGTCATTCTGAGAAATTCAACGCGTGATCGTCATTTCGGGCGAACCCGATAGCTATCGGGTGCAACAAAGTCGAGAAATCTATTTAGATAGATCTCTCCTCTCCGCCATGCTCCGGTCGAGATGACGATCGATTTATAAAATACAACAATATGAACGAATCAATGGCCAGCTCCTGCCACTACCAGCCTACCATTTCGGCCGAGCAGTTTATTCCGGAGCATATCTTTATTTATATCGTTGCAGGTTCCATTTCATTTTATGATGGGAATAAAGAATATCATCTAAAAAATGGTGATTATTGTTTTGCGAAAAGAAACAGTTTAGCCAGGTATTTTAAAAAAGGCCCGGAAGGTGGTGAATTTAAAACGGTTTCTACCTTTTTAAACCAGGATTTTTTAAAAGCTTTTCAAAAAGAATACGGTTATCATGAAGAAGTTTCTTCCATAAACAGTGCAATTATCCCACTCGAGCCCAATCTGCTATTTGCAAATTATGTACAGTCGGTAAGTCCTTATATCCAAAGCACCGATACCGAAAGCATCGAACTGATGTTCCTGAAGAAAAAAGAGCTGGTACTGCTCTTGCTTAAAACCAACCCGGAACTTCGGAATGTGATCTTCGATTTCAGCGAACCCGGAAAAATCGACCTGGAATCTTTTATGAACAGGAACTTCAAATTTAATGTAAGCATAGAGCGTTTTGCCTACCTTACGGGGAGAAGTATTTCGGGTTTTAAACGCGATTTTGAAAAAACTTTTAAAGAAGCGCCTAGGCGCTGGCTGATCCAAAAACGTTTACAGGAAGCGCATTTCCTGATCCAGAAGAAAAAACAGAAACCCACAGAGGTTTACCTCCAGGTAGGTTTCGAAGACCTTTCGCACTTTTCTTTTGCCTTTAAAAAAGCATTTGGGATGGCACCGTCGGTACTTTTGCATTCACAATAATTTTGAAGAAACTGTATTTATACCTGATCAAATTTGATATCAATTATTAAATTAAGATATTAGTATGATATGATTGCAAGTTGACCGATCAGCAATAAAAAATGAGCACCTATTACAGCGAGCTTTCTGTTCCAGACCGTTATCACGGCTATATCCAAAAATTCTGGACACTCAACAATATACCGAATCCCTTTTACACGCCAGTTAAATATGCGCTTCCGAATGGTTACTGTACAATCGTTTTTATTGACGGGAATGGTGTTTCTTTAAAAATTGAAGATCAGTTAATTAACTTACAGGCAGGCATTTATCTTGCAGGGCAAATGACCAGGCGCGTTGGCATTACCTTATCACCGCATACAAGGGCCGTAATGGCTCAGGTAAAACCATGGCTGCCTGCACTTATTACCAATTTCCCGATGAAAGAGCTCGTCAACAATGTAATCAGTTTGGAATACCTAAATCTAAAACTGTATAACAGGCTGTTGAATGTAAACCAGGCTGCACCAGAGTTTGTAGCAGCAGAACTCTATAAAAACCTGCAAATTTATCTGCAAAGAAATGCCAATACTTCGCTAATTCA
Proteins encoded:
- a CDS encoding AcvB/VirJ family lysyl-phosphatidylglycerol hydrolase, whose amino-acid sequence is MRKIGFLLLLVSTLSGCALFKRARVHENNAIEGKEFNLPVFLYPAKDTQAKKLLIFLSGDGGWIKFEDELSLKFAENGFYTIGINSRDYFWEQKTPEQTERDVVQLIRKYAFKYKTRQIYLCGYSFGADVIPFIYSRLPYRAKRHVKALQMLSPYATSAFKVRFGDLANLSGDNYPYKVDLEIKKINIPIFCFYGEEETDKPLKNINQKNVVIDSIPGSHRYQTAAYNKIVAVLK
- a CDS encoding AcvB/VirJ family lysyl-phosphatidylglycerol hydrolase; the encoded protein is MIYRISIAYTLLFCALFTRAQDTSKLPLTAKAKPTAKSIIFYLSGDGGMNSFSQDLVQSLHDKNYAVVALDSRKYFWDQKTPDKLAQDLNAVIESYLKNWDKDEFSILGYSFGADAALFLIPRLAKDIQPKLKSTILLSPSNSTDFVIHISDMMGFGSKNAKYKVLPEINKISGKLLFIFGEDEDSDVYKAIPDKKNITKSLIPGSHKFNNDTKKVVAAIQNGL
- a CDS encoding phosphatidylglycerol lysyltransferase domain-containing protein translates to MHKAKSFLSNLVYNKFFWQFFLAVFMLGMAVFFIRNQHVEVIQITRQLDTAVPLYVVLGILLTGVYILAQGQMYVHSFKALNVHISLGNAIKLFLKRNLISVFLPAGGFSSLIFFTREIEEKGISKSKIHLSSTLFAFCGILSVVVVAIPVLGIALLSTRLGRVEIISFIFLLLLTAFLFVTIYSISKKGWAYQYISKIRPSLVTVFDDMIEEHINRKQFWLTLLVSIIIEFIGILHLYICMLALGFQASLPAAIVGYIVMVILLIASPFLRGLGTIEVSLTFILGQFGFPLIAAATITLMFRFFEFWLPLIGGIISFILKKDSIILRVLPAFIILILGVVNIISSITPSIPTRLRLVRDILPEDLIVTSNALVLIFGLILVMVSIFLLQGSKRAWYVALSLTLFSILGHLLKAADYEEAILALIAGSTLFYTRDNYKLKPHPKFVRVSYWVFLYAIAAVFAYGVLGFYFMEKRHFGVEFKFVDSVKAVLKVIFFIDDKALNPLTKFGTHFEQSIYAASGLVILFIIFSLLKPYFFKPYNSPEDFVEADTLLSEKGNSALDYFKTYPDKFIYFNESRTAFISFKITRHFALVLEDPVADNAEEKIAMIKKFEERCKETGFIAAYYRVPHESLCLYKSIGKKFIPIGEEAVLDLTSFTIDGGKMKTTRSAINRLSSEGFIFKVYKGLQKEGLLQKLQTVSDNWLRDLNQKEVAFTQGVFDKTILKNQTILTIEDAEEKVYAFLNLVPDYAPGEATYDLIRKETDAPNGVLDMLLAKTFLYLKEEGFKSVNMGLAPLSGINGEDFTQKTIKYAYDNLKAFAQFKGLRKYKEKFYPSWNKKYLIYSHHYHLLQVPNALKRISEGS
- a CDS encoding BamA/TamA family outer membrane protein, translated to MKKMLLLATGLLIMFQCQAQIKLIKKLLSNEKDTTRKSSFMPIPVLGYTQETGFEFGTGALFSFYADRKDTTNRSSNFSGTASYSTKKTYNFSILGDAWSKGNIYHAIAEIRFRKMPFNFYGIGNRTKKADEDKLQQQQFKVKLDLERTFIKNFYSGVSLGYENYIFDDRSPDKIFTQRPEIQGKRGGKVIFIGLSQSYDTRNSNNYPTKGFFGRLTYQYAPDFFGGTNFTGSQLGANVRNFWNLGEKFVLGAQGIYQGLQSEHYPFYILPQLGNDEMMRGYYSGRYRDRNLLAIQSELRYRFNNRFGAVLFAGTGTVWGRTSFALNNFKPDVGAGLRYFFDPAKGLSVRMDYGIGTKVKSEERQSGFYISLGEAF
- a CDS encoding DUF5710 domain-containing protein — protein: MPYILNVPFADKDEAKALGAYWLIEIKKWVIPDHIADINRFAKWIPSGRLDCIVRKPYLLAKATRICWKCGQKTPVMAPAAVNYYHLEQVDEDDPDGGEVAWVKGENPTLFSYLQSADLPAMEYLKKVHPQFKYSFSKAIQFSYWANTCKHCGILQGDFELHDEPGGPFFPIVYDPDDIGITSFELEFDYAIEGEYGGQQFEEMDFSEFL
- a CDS encoding SDR family oxidoreductase; protein product: MKKTILITGASSGIGKTSAKHFAAHGWNVIATMRNPEKEQDLIHNESIFITKLDVQKQETIQSAIQQGIEKFGGIDVLVNNAGYGEFGIFEATPEEQVRTQFDINVFGVMDTIRAILPHFREKKSGTIINISSGAGKFTLPLISLYAASKFALEGFSESLSFELADLNIGVKIVEPGGTTTNFSAVSGEKFSGKPVIEDYNHFIGAAGQLFASLSGLQLATAEEVAAAIYEAATDEKDTLRYVVGNDDFKKRMANRQTLSDQDYVNTIKESYKKYL
- a CDS encoding AraC family transcriptional regulator — translated: MNESMASSCHYQPTISAEQFIPEHIFIYIVAGSISFYDGNKEYHLKNGDYCFAKRNSLARYFKKGPEGGEFKTVSTFLNQDFLKAFQKEYGYHEEVSSINSAIIPLEPNLLFANYVQSVSPYIQSTDTESIELMFLKKKELVLLLLKTNPELRNVIFDFSEPGKIDLESFMNRNFKFNVSIERFAYLTGRSISGFKRDFEKTFKEAPRRWLIQKRLQEAHFLIQKKKQKPTEVYLQVGFEDLSHFSFAFKKAFGMAPSVLLHSQ
- a CDS encoding helix-turn-helix domain-containing protein, whose protein sequence is MSTYYSELSVPDRYHGYIQKFWTLNNIPNPFYTPVKYALPNGYCTIVFIDGNGVSLKIEDQLINLQAGIYLAGQMTRRVGITLSPHTRAVMAQVKPWLPALITNFPMKELVNNVISLEYLNLKLYNRLLNVNQAAPEFVAAELYKNLQIYLQRNANTSLIQWAFNQLEKLPAQEQRVANLVLPSGYTQRRIEQKFKELVGPTAKEIQQILQFRKLIDELDQFQSRGYLSALAHRHGYYDQSHFIRSYQRIMNEVPSLFDQSGYILPASGHFGFLQSSQLADL